One Rosa chinensis cultivar Old Blush chromosome 3, RchiOBHm-V2, whole genome shotgun sequence DNA window includes the following coding sequences:
- the LOC112192251 gene encoding protein trichome birefringence-like 8, with protein MDLQPSNESQKPQGFPFSIFTRRDLRYPLSFFGVLVCSIAILNLFTPFDSHVISRLGSVYSQILPDIHKSSSSSGTCDYSYGRWVRDKNHALQLYSESCPFLDPGFRCSQSGRKDEDYRQWRWQPAGCDLLRFNASDFLERSRNGRIVFAGDSIGRNQWESLLCMLAEAVSNKSRIYEVNGNPITKHTGFLSMRFQDYNLTVEYYRAPFLVVVGHPTQNASSQVRITVKVDQFHWFSKHWVGADVLIFSAGHWWNEDKTVRIGHYFEEAGKVNLTMDVMEAFRRSLKTWKAWVLKNLDPQRTHVFFRSYSPVHYRNGTWNEGGLCDTFTEPESSHLEPDPVNNLYISEAIKQMEYENWKVQFLNITYLTEFRYDGHPSKYREPGTPADAPQDCSHWCLPGVPDTWNQLIYGNLQAKGFRTK; from the exons ATGGATCTTCAACCCTCCAATGAATCTCAGAAGCCCCAAGGTTTCCCCTTTTCCATTTTTACCAGAAGAGACCTTCGTTATCCGCTCTCTTTCTTTGGTGTCCTCGTCTGTTCCATCGCTATTCTCAATCTTTTCACCCCATTTGACTCGCATGTTATATCTCGTTTGGGTTCCGTATATTCCCAAATCCTACCAGACATCCacaaatcatcatcatcctctggCACTTGTGACTACTCCTATGGAAGATGGGTCCGAGACAAGAATCATGCACTTCAGTTGTACAGTGAGAGCTGCCCGTTTCTCGATCCTGGCTTTCGGTGCAGCCAGAGTGGTCGGAAAGACGAAGATTATCGTCAATGGCGATGGCAACCGGCCGGCTGTGATCTTTTGAG GTTTAACGCAAGCGACTTCTTGGAGAGAAGTCGAAATGGACGAATAGTGTTTGCTGGCGACTCGATCGGAAGGAACCAGTGGGAATCTTTGCTGTGCATGCTTGCAGAAGCAGTATCCAACAAGTCTAGAATCTATGAAGTAAATGGGAACCCCATTACAAAACACACAGGTTTTCTATCAATGCGATTCCAGGACTACAACCTCACAGTTGAATATTACAGGGCACCCTTCCTTGTGGTCGTAGGGCACCCAACACAAAATGCATCAAGCCAAGTCAGGATCACAGTTAAGGTCGACCAATTCCACTGGTTTTCCAAACATTGGGTTGGAGCAGATGTTCTGATTTTCAGTGCAGGGCACTGGTGGAACGAGGATAAAACAGTAAGGAT AGGTCACTACTTTGAGGAAGCCGGTAAAGTGAATTTGACAATGGATGTGATGGAGGCATTCAGGAGGTCGTTGAAAACCTGGAAGGCTTGGGTACTAAAGAATTTAGATCCTCAAAGGACTCATGTTTTCTTCCGTAGCTACTCCCCGGTACATTACAG GAATGGCACATGGAATGAAGGCGGCCTGTGTGATACCTTTACGGAGCCAGAAAGTTCTCATCTTGAACCTGACCCAGTGAATAATCTATACATATCTGAGGCAATCAAACAGATGGAATATGAAAACTGGAAGGTCCAGTTCTTAAACATCACTTATCTAACAGAGTTCAGGTATGATGGTCACCCTTCAAAGTATCGTGAACCAGGGACTCCAGCGGATGCTCCACAAGACTGCAGCCACTGGTGCCTACCTGGAGTGCCTGACACATGGAATCAACTTATTTATGGAAATCTACAGGCAAAAGGATTCAGAACCAAGTAA